Proteins co-encoded in one Papaver somniferum cultivar HN1 chromosome 5, ASM357369v1, whole genome shotgun sequence genomic window:
- the LOC113282476 gene encoding protein trichome birefringence-like 2 isoform X2: MEFMKLPFPEQFSHWFSLKTKVFSRFSIGVGSSILILSLIFLYCPSSLFQPMFQGFRTSNDLNREGSKNSSFLSSTGGRGNKSLEGSVSEGSKNATFLSSIGEEQRTHEGNFTEQKINESLISEGDGNSTSSSSINEGKKKCDIYNGKWVRDEKVPYYPVGSCPYIERSFNCRINGRRNDDYLKWRWQPDECDIPRLNATDFLERLRGKRITFVGDSLNRNMWESLVCILRHGVANKSRVHEILGRNSYRGHELYDFRYEDYNCSVQYVSAPFLVKETYTKHPKLRLDVMDLTTSKFREADVIVFNTGHWWNHEKTSKGENYYQEGPHVYQKLEVLEAFEKALSTWGKWVDDNIDTNRTQVIFRGYSVAHFKGGQWNSGGHCHKETKPTFNASNLAQYVKKMEIEESVLQQMKAPVTYMNISRLTDYRKDGHPSVYGKNYKTDQERAAAVQDCSHWCLPGVPDTWNELLYASLLKIGT, from the exons ATGGAGTTTATGAAACTTCCATTTCCGGAGCAATTCTCTCACTGGTTTTCATTGAAAACGAAGGTATTTTCAAGGTTTAGTATAGGAGTAGGATCTTCAATACTTATTCTAAGTTTGATATTTTTGTACTGCCCATCATCTTTATTCCAACCTATGTTTCAAGGATTTCGCACTAGCAATGATCTTAATAGgg AGGGATCGAAGAATTCCAGCTTTTTGAGTTCTACGGGAGGAAGAGGAAACAAATCCCTTGAAGGGAGTGTTTCCGAGGGTTCGAAAAATGCAACCTTTTTGAGTTCTATTGGAGAAGAACAAAGAACCCATGAAGGGAATTTTACTGAGCAGAAGATAAATGAGAGTTTAATTAGTGAAGGAGATGGCAACAGtactagttcttcttctattaatGAAGGTAAGAAGAAATGTGATATATATAATGGGAAATGGGTAAGAGATGAAAAGGTACCATATTATCCGGTTGGTTCATGTCCATACATTGAGAGATCTTTTAATTGTCGTATAAATGGAAGACGTAACGATGATTATTTGAAATGGAGATGGCAACCAGATGAATGCGATATACCCAG ATTGAACGCTACTGATTTTCTGGAGAGGTTGCGTGGAAAGAGGATCACTTTCGTCGGGGATTCGCTAAACCGGAATATGTGGGAGTCATTGGTGTGCATACTTCGGCATGGTGTCGCAAATAAGAGCAGAGTTCACGAGATATTGGGAAGAAACAGCTACAGAGGACATGAACTATACGATTTTAGATATGAG GACTACAACTGTTCTGTGCAGTATGTGAGTGCTCCCTTTCTGGTTAAAGAAACATATACGAAACATCCAAAGTTGAGATTAGATGTGATGGATCTAACGACATCAAAATTTCGTGAAGCTGATGTGATAGTCTTTAATACAGGCCACTGGTGGAATCATGAGAAAACTTCTAAAGG AGAGAACTACTACCAGGAAGGACCACATGTGTACCAAAAACTAGAGGTACTGGAAGCATTCGAGAAAGCTCTCAGTACTTGGGGCAAATGGGTTGACGACAACATCGATACTAACAGAACTCAGGTCATCTTCAGAGGGTATTCAGTTGCCCATTTCAA GGGTGGACAATGGAACTCAGGCGGTCATTGCCATAAAGAAACTAAGCCAACCTTCAATGCATCAAATTTAGCTCAGTACGTTAAGAAGATGGAAATTGAAGAAAGCGTGCTGCAACAAATGAAAGCTCCTGTAACATATATGAACATAAGTAGGCTTACAGACTACAGAAAGGATGGTCACCCTTCAGTATACGGGAAAAACTATAAGACTGATCAAGAACGAGCTGCAGCTGTGCAGGACTGCAGCCACTGGTGCTTACCTGGAGTTCCTGACACATGGAATGAATTATTGTACGCTTCACTCCTAAAAATAGGCACTTAA
- the LOC113282476 gene encoding protein trichome birefringence-like 2 isoform X1, with protein MEFMKLPFPEQFSHWFSLKTKVFSRFSIGVGSSILILSLIFLYCPSSLFQPMFQGFRTSNDLNRGNSSSLSFSSTPSNSSNFSDFDLGKMGKAHDGIQWNVSEGSKNSSFLSSTGGRGNKSLEGSVSEGSKNATFLSSIGEEQRTHEGNFTEQKINESLISEGDGNSTSSSSINEGKKKCDIYNGKWVRDEKVPYYPVGSCPYIERSFNCRINGRRNDDYLKWRWQPDECDIPRLNATDFLERLRGKRITFVGDSLNRNMWESLVCILRHGVANKSRVHEILGRNSYRGHELYDFRYEDYNCSVQYVSAPFLVKETYTKHPKLRLDVMDLTTSKFREADVIVFNTGHWWNHEKTSKGENYYQEGPHVYQKLEVLEAFEKALSTWGKWVDDNIDTNRTQVIFRGYSVAHFKGGQWNSGGHCHKETKPTFNASNLAQYVKKMEIEESVLQQMKAPVTYMNISRLTDYRKDGHPSVYGKNYKTDQERAAAVQDCSHWCLPGVPDTWNELLYASLLKIGT; from the exons ATGGAGTTTATGAAACTTCCATTTCCGGAGCAATTCTCTCACTGGTTTTCATTGAAAACGAAGGTATTTTCAAGGTTTAGTATAGGAGTAGGATCTTCAATACTTATTCTAAGTTTGATATTTTTGTACTGCCCATCATCTTTATTCCAACCTATGTTTCAAGGATTTCGCACTAGCAATGATCTTAATAGgggtaattcttcttctttatcattttCGAGTACTCCTTCTAATTCATCaaatttttctgattttgattTGGGAAAAATGGGAAAAGCCCATGATGGGATTCAATGGAATGTTTCAGAGGGATCGAAGAATTCCAGCTTTTTGAGTTCTACGGGAGGAAGAGGAAACAAATCCCTTGAAGGGAGTGTTTCCGAGGGTTCGAAAAATGCAACCTTTTTGAGTTCTATTGGAGAAGAACAAAGAACCCATGAAGGGAATTTTACTGAGCAGAAGATAAATGAGAGTTTAATTAGTGAAGGAGATGGCAACAGtactagttcttcttctattaatGAAGGTAAGAAGAAATGTGATATATATAATGGGAAATGGGTAAGAGATGAAAAGGTACCATATTATCCGGTTGGTTCATGTCCATACATTGAGAGATCTTTTAATTGTCGTATAAATGGAAGACGTAACGATGATTATTTGAAATGGAGATGGCAACCAGATGAATGCGATATACCCAG ATTGAACGCTACTGATTTTCTGGAGAGGTTGCGTGGAAAGAGGATCACTTTCGTCGGGGATTCGCTAAACCGGAATATGTGGGAGTCATTGGTGTGCATACTTCGGCATGGTGTCGCAAATAAGAGCAGAGTTCACGAGATATTGGGAAGAAACAGCTACAGAGGACATGAACTATACGATTTTAGATATGAG GACTACAACTGTTCTGTGCAGTATGTGAGTGCTCCCTTTCTGGTTAAAGAAACATATACGAAACATCCAAAGTTGAGATTAGATGTGATGGATCTAACGACATCAAAATTTCGTGAAGCTGATGTGATAGTCTTTAATACAGGCCACTGGTGGAATCATGAGAAAACTTCTAAAGG AGAGAACTACTACCAGGAAGGACCACATGTGTACCAAAAACTAGAGGTACTGGAAGCATTCGAGAAAGCTCTCAGTACTTGGGGCAAATGGGTTGACGACAACATCGATACTAACAGAACTCAGGTCATCTTCAGAGGGTATTCAGTTGCCCATTTCAA GGGTGGACAATGGAACTCAGGCGGTCATTGCCATAAAGAAACTAAGCCAACCTTCAATGCATCAAATTTAGCTCAGTACGTTAAGAAGATGGAAATTGAAGAAAGCGTGCTGCAACAAATGAAAGCTCCTGTAACATATATGAACATAAGTAGGCTTACAGACTACAGAAAGGATGGTCACCCTTCAGTATACGGGAAAAACTATAAGACTGATCAAGAACGAGCTGCAGCTGTGCAGGACTGCAGCCACTGGTGCTTACCTGGAGTTCCTGACACATGGAATGAATTATTGTACGCTTCACTCCTAAAAATAGGCACTTAA
- the LOC113279493 gene encoding uncharacterized protein LOC113279493 has protein sequence MEVPYIPSRGLRQGDPLSPYLFILSMEYMDRSLSVAESLNLLKDKQSIAQVKTFLKKFSELSGQLINFSKSSAFITEDLMYEDKLAIRNELGVKELCTSDKYLGLPLLLGKSKNTSFSSIHDSYEHKFQGWCAKTLNQAARSTLATKKHNKEARFFAKEILVGHKSNRGLNLIAWDSLCRSKSDGGLAFRNLEQWDVRCGTRILVWYDKWVQGLDCPPTPNASFGEPARIVYVSDLMRQNPRRWNVQLVTDLFPPEMANSILNMNLVQVGNDKMIWEPSRNGEFSVKSTYNALMRQSGLAVNSQQHSSNINWKYLWKTNPPHKVKLIIWKCLKGIVPTAVELYKYRKDINTICPRCSQDHETLQHLLIDCHHSKSLWLAMNVNVAQLQQRHIQVTDWIASWFDNSSVSYSRDKEVWTATVMITT, from the exons ATGGAGGTACCTTACATTCCTTCTAGAGGACTCAGGcaaggggatcctttatccccttaCCTTTTCATTTTATCTATGGAGTACATGGACAGATCTTTATCTGTGGCGGAATCTCTTAATCTATTGAAAG aTAAGCAGAGTATTGCTCAAGTCAAGACTTTTCTCAAGAAATTTAGTGAACTCTCAGGTCAACTTATTAATTTTTCGAAATCATCAGCTTTTATTACAGAAGATCTAATGTATGAAGACAAGTTAGCAATCAGAAATGAGTTAGGGGTTAAAGAATTATGCACATCAGATAAATACCTAGGACTTCCTTTACTTCTAGGTAAATCTAAGAATACCTCTTTTAGTTCCATACATGATTCTTATGAACATAAATTTCAAGGTTGGTGTGCTAAGACTCTTAACCAAGCAGCAAGATCAACATTG GCTACCAAAAAACACAATAAGGAAGCTAGATTCTTTGCAAAGGAAATTCTGGTGGGTCATAAATCAAATAGAGGCCTGAATTTGATTGCTTGGGACTCTCTTTGCCGCTCTAAATCAGATGGTGGTCTAGCCTTTAGAAATCTGGAACA GTGGGATGTTAGATGTGGAACTAGAATACTAGTCTGGTATGACAAATGGGTACAAGGTTTAGACTGCCCACCTACACCAAATGCTTCTTTTGGAGAGCCTGCTAGAATTGTTTATGTTTCGGACTTAATGCGGCAGAATCCAAGAAGATGGAATGTTCAGCTTGTAACAGATCTCTTTCCACCAGAAATGGCCAATTCTATCTTGAATATGAATTTGGTTCAAGTTGGAAATGACAAGATGATCTGGGAACCAAGTAGAAATGGTGAATTTTCAGTTAAGTCCACTTATAATGCTCTAATGCGACAAAGTGGCTTAGCTGTTAATTCTCAACAGCATAGTTCCAACATAAACTGGAAGTATTTATGGAAAACTAACCCTCCCCATAAGGTTAAACTTATCATTTGGAAATGCCTTAAGGGTATTGTTCCGACTGCAGTTGAGCTGTACAAGTATAGAAAGGACATAAATACTATCTGCCCTAGGTGCTCTCAGGACCATGAAACTCTACAACACCTTCTAATTGATTGTCATCATTCTAAGTCCTTATGGTTAGCTATGAATGTTAATGTAGCTCAATTACAGCAGAGACACATTCAAGTTACAGATTGGATTGCAAGTTGGTTTGATAATTCTTCTGTCAGTTATTCCcgagacaaggaagtttggactgCAACTGTGATGATAACAACTTAG